The proteins below come from a single Balaenoptera musculus isolate JJ_BM4_2016_0621 chromosome 1, mBalMus1.pri.v3, whole genome shotgun sequence genomic window:
- the LOC118884900 gene encoding olfactory receptor 10K1, giving the protein MEWVNETLVREFVFLGFSSLTGLQRLLFIVFLLIYLFTLGTNAIIISTIVLDRALHTPMYFFLAVLSCFETCYTFILVPKMLVDLLAQKKTISFLGCSIQMFSFLFLGCCHSFLLAVMGYDRYVAICNPLRYTVLMGYGVCVGLVAAACACGFTVSLVTTSLVFHLPFHSSNQLHHFFCDISPVLKLASHHSHLSQLVIFMLAVFALIIPLLLILVSYIRIISAILKIPSSVGRYKAFSICASHLIVVTVHYGCASFIYLRPKSHYSSSQDTLISVSYTILTPLFNPMVYSLRNKEFKSAVRRTMVQTSYPVN; this is encoded by the coding sequence ATGGAATGGGTCAATGAGACCTTGGTGAGAGAGTTTGTCTTCCTTGGCTTCTCATCTCTGACTGGGCTGCAGCGGCTACTATTCATTGTCTTCCTGCTCATCTACCTGTTCACCCTGGGCACAAATGCCATCATCATTTCCACCATTGTCCTGGACAGAGCCCTCCATACTCCTATGTACTTCTTCCTTGCTGTACTCTCCTGTTTTGAGACTTGTTACACTTTCATCCTTGTACCCAAGATGCTGGTTGACCTGCTGGCCCAGAAGAAGACCATCTCCTTCTTGGGCTGTTCTATCCagatgttttccttcctcttcctagGTTGCTGTCACTCCTTCCTGCTGGCAGTCATGGGTTATGATCGCTATGTGGCCATCTGTAACCCTCTGCGTTACACAGTGCTCATGGGTTATGGAGTGTGTGTGGGACTTGTGGCTGCTGCCTGTGCCTGTGGCTTCACTGTCTCTCTGGTAACCACCTCCCTGGTATTTCACTTGCCTTTCCACTCCTCCAACCAACTACACCACTTCTTCTGTGACATTTCTCCTGTCCTCAAGCTGGCATCTCATCACTCTCACCTCAGTCAGTTGGTCATATTCATGCTTGCTGTGTTTGCCTTGATTATTCCACTGTTACTTATCCTGGTTTCCTATATCCGTATCATCTCTGCCATTCTAAAAATCCCATCCTCTGTTGGAAGATACAAAGCCTTCTCTATTTGTGCCTCCCATCTCATTGTTGTAACTGTTCATTATGGTTGTGCCTCTTTCATCTACTTAAGGCCCAAATCCCATTACTCTTCAAGTCAAGACACCCTAATATCTGTGTCTTATACCATCCTCACTCCATTGTTCAATCCAATGGTTTACAGTCTGAGGAATAAGGAATTCAAATCAGCCGTTCGAAGAACAATGGTCCAGACTTCATATCCTGTTAATTAA